The Acidobacteriota bacterium genomic sequence ATGGACGATGCGCCATCCGCCGAAGTAGGTGCCGAGGGCAATCGCGGCGTGAGCGGAGAGGATGATGTACCACTTGTACGGTCCCCAGTCGCCGGCCATCTGCTCCTTGCTGAGGATGCCGCCGGTGAAGAGCGCGCCGGCGATGATGCCCATGGTCTTCTGCGCATCGTTGCCACCGTGTCCGAGCGAGTAGGCGGCGGCGGAAAGCAGTTGGAGTTTGCGGAACCAGGTGTCCACGCTGCGCGGCGAGCTGCCCTTGAAGATCCAGGAGACGGCGACCATCATACCGAGGCCGAGCACAAAGCCCATGAGCGGTGCGAGCACAATGAAGATGAGCGTCTTGTACCAGCCCTCGGGGATGATGACGTCGAGCGTCCAGGCCTTGGCGATGGCGGCGCCGGCATAGCCCCCGATGAGCGCGTGCGAGGACGACGTGGGTAGGCCCCACCACCAGGTAAGCAGGTCCCACACGATGGCGCCGAGCAAGCCGGCAAGCACCACGTATTGGTTCACGTAGTGCAGATCGATCATGCCTTTGCCGATGGTCTTGGCGACAGCGGTGCCGAGCAGGAAGGCGGCGACGAAATTAAAGAACGCCGCCCAGATCACGGCCATGCGCGGCGAGAGCACGCGCGTGGAGACCACGGTGGCGATGGAGTTGGCGGCGTCGTGAAAGCCGTTGATAAAGTCGAAGCAAAGCGCAACGGCGACGGTAAGGATCAGCAGCCACTGCTCGGTGGTCACGCTGGCAGGCTCCTGGCGAAAGAGGGAGTGAACAACGCTGGGCTGTGCATCAGGCGTTCTTCAAGACGATGGTCTCGAGCACGTTGGCTGCGTCCTCGGCCTTGTCGCTCGCGGTCTCGAGCACCTCGTAGAGTTCCTTGATCTTGATGAGGGTGATGGGATCCTTCTCGGTGTCGAACAGCTTGGCGATGGCGCCGCGGGTGATGCGGTCCGCCTCATTCTCCAGGCGATTGATCTCCACACAGTAATCAAGCACGTGGTCCTGCTTCTCCAGTTTGGAGACGGCCTGCGCGATCTGTTCGCACTGCTTCACCACCACGTCGGCCAGGGCCCCGGCTTCCGAAGGGACGTGCGCGATCTTGTACATCACCAGGCGCTCGCCGGCGGCGTAGATGAAGTCGAGCACGTCGTCGATGGTGGAGGCGAGCTTGTGGATGTCTTCGCGGTCGAAGGGCGTGATGAATGTCTGGTTAAGTTTGGTGAGGATGCGGTGCGTCATGTCATCCCCTTTGTGCTCGATGTCCTTCAGTTGCTGCACGCGCACTTCCACGTTCTGATAATCGCCGAGCAGACTCTGCAGCAGCCGTGCGCCCTCGGTGAGATTGCTCGACATCTCGGCAAACATGTCGAAGAACTTGCCTTCGCGGGGCACGAGACGGACCATGTCGAGGCGGCTCCTTGGGCGGGGTGAACGTTGCCGGCTTGTTACAACCGGAAACTATCTCATGCGGGTTTAAAGATGGTCAATGCTGCTCCAGTTGGCGCAGTTCCTCGCCTGCGCCCCGGAAGAGGCTGCGGAGGGCGCGCCACACCATCCGCACTAGCAGAATGATGACCAATAACAGGATGAAGACCACTCCGGCAGCGATGTAGGGATGCTGCGTGGCAAACCACGTGAGTCCGACGGCGAGGACATCTTCGCCCACACTGAGCGCGATGTTCGAGATGGGTTCGGGCGAGGGTGAAACGGCGGCGCGCGCGGCGACTTTGC encodes the following:
- a CDS encoding inorganic phosphate transporter, producing MTTEQWLLILTVAVALCFDFINGFHDAANSIATVVSTRVLSPRMAVIWAAFFNFVAAFLLGTAVAKTIGKGMIDLHYVNQYVVLAGLLGAIVWDLLTWWWGLPTSSSHALIGGYAGAAIAKAWTLDVIIPEGWYKTLIFIVLAPLMGFVLGLGMMVAVSWIFKGSSPRSVDTWFRKLQLLSAAAYSLGHGGNDAQKTMGIIAGALFTGGILSKEQMAGDWGPYKWYIILSAHAAIALGTYFGGWRIVHTMGSKITKLKPVGGFCAETAGAITLFGTALAGIPVSTTHTITGAIVGVGSTHRLSAVRWGVAKRIVWAWILTIPASAGVAALTFWLMRLLIAKA
- a CDS encoding DUF47 domain-containing protein; amino-acid sequence: MVRLVPREGKFFDMFAEMSSNLTEGARLLQSLLGDYQNVEVRVQQLKDIEHKGDDMTHRILTKLNQTFITPFDREDIHKLASTIDDVLDFIYAAGERLVMYKIAHVPSEAGALADVVVKQCEQIAQAVSKLEKQDHVLDYCVEINRLENEADRITRGAIAKLFDTEKDPITLIKIKELYEVLETASDKAEDAANVLETIVLKNA